One region of Streptomyces sp. CG4 genomic DNA includes:
- a CDS encoding histidine phosphatase family protein — protein MARPRRIVLVRHGESTGNVDDSVYEREPDHALALTERGWRQAAETGKELRELFGRERVSVYVSPYRRTHETLRAFHLAPDLIRVREEPRLREQDWGNWQDRDDVRLQKAYRDAYGHFFFRFPQGESGADVYDRVGGFLESLYRSFEAPDHPPNVLLVTHGLAMRLFCMRWFHWTVAEFESLSNPGNAEVRMLVLGEDGKYTLDRPFERWREPMPYWANG, from the coding sequence ATGGCACGACCACGGCGCATCGTCCTTGTCCGGCACGGCGAGTCCACGGGCAACGTCGACGACTCCGTGTACGAGCGCGAGCCCGACCACGCTCTCGCGCTGACCGAGCGCGGCTGGAGACAGGCCGCGGAGACCGGCAAGGAGCTCCGGGAACTCTTCGGCCGGGAACGCGTGAGCGTGTACGTCTCCCCGTACCGGCGGACGCACGAGACGCTCCGCGCCTTCCATCTCGCCCCGGATCTCATACGCGTCCGGGAGGAGCCCCGCCTTCGCGAACAGGACTGGGGCAACTGGCAGGACCGCGACGACGTCCGCCTGCAGAAGGCCTACCGCGACGCGTACGGCCACTTCTTCTTCCGGTTCCCGCAGGGCGAGTCCGGAGCCGATGTGTACGACCGGGTCGGCGGCTTCCTGGAGAGCCTGTACCGCAGCTTCGAGGCACCGGACCATCCACCGAACGTCCTGCTGGTGACACATGGACTCGCGATGCGGCTGTTCTGCATGCGCTGGTTCCACTGGACGGTCGCGGAATTCGAGTCGCTGTCGAACCCCGGGAACGCCGAGGTGCGGATGCTCGTTCTCGGGGAGGACGGCAAGTACACGCTCGACCGGCCCTTCGAGCGCTGGCGAGAGCCGATGCCCTACTGGGCGAACGGATAG
- a CDS encoding RecQ family ATP-dependent DNA helicase — protein sequence MDTLELRAEADAVLAELVGAPEGSARLREDQWRAVAALVEERRRALVVQRTGWGKSAVYFVATALLRRRGAGPTVIVSPLLALMRNQVESAARAGIRARTINSANPEEWDAIHEEVERGETDVLLVSPERLNSVDFREQTLPRLAATTGLLVVDEAHCISDWGHDFRPDYRRLRAMLAELAPGVPVLATTATANARVTADVAEQLGTGAGEALVLRGPLDRESLRLGVVQLPDAAHRLAWLAEHLDELPGSGIVYTLTVAAAEEATAYLRQRGFEVASYTGRTEHADRLQAEADLLENRVKALVATSALGMGFDKPDLGFVVHLGSPSSPIAYYQQVGRAGRGVEHADVLMLPGKEDEAIWRYFADTAFPPEAQVRQTLAALAGAGRPLSVPALEAAVDLRRTRLETMLKVLDVDGAVKRVKGGWESTGQPWVYDTERYAWVARQRAAEQQAMREYVHTSRCRMEFLRRQLDDEGAAPCGRCDNCAGSWIGSAVSAEALKGATKELDRPGVEVEPRRMWPTGMPALGIELKGRIPAGEQCSTGRALGRLSDIGWGNRLRPLLAENAPDGPVPDDVLQAAVAVLADWARSAGGWAPNVPDASARPVGIVSVPSLTRPQLVGSLAQGIAAVGRLPYLGGLTYTGPNGAHAARRSNSAQRLRALSGAFTVPEDLAAALAGSPGPVLLVDDCTESGWTLAVAARLLRRAGSGPVLPLVLAAAG from the coding sequence ATGGACACCCTGGAGCTGCGCGCCGAAGCCGATGCCGTCCTTGCCGAGCTCGTCGGTGCCCCGGAGGGCTCGGCGCGGTTGCGGGAGGACCAGTGGCGAGCGGTGGCGGCCCTGGTCGAGGAGCGTCGGCGGGCGCTGGTGGTGCAGCGCACCGGCTGGGGCAAGTCGGCGGTGTACTTCGTCGCCACCGCGCTGCTGCGGCGGCGTGGCGCGGGCCCGACGGTGATCGTCTCGCCGCTGCTGGCGCTGATGCGCAACCAGGTCGAGTCGGCGGCACGGGCCGGTATCCGGGCGCGGACGATCAACTCGGCCAATCCGGAGGAGTGGGACGCGATCCACGAGGAGGTCGAGCGCGGCGAGACCGACGTGCTCCTCGTCAGCCCGGAGCGCCTCAATTCCGTGGACTTCCGCGAGCAGACGCTGCCCAGGCTGGCCGCCACGACCGGTCTGCTGGTGGTGGACGAGGCGCACTGCATCTCCGACTGGGGCCATGACTTCCGCCCCGACTACCGCAGGCTGCGCGCGATGCTGGCCGAGCTGGCCCCCGGCGTGCCGGTGCTGGCCACCACCGCGACCGCCAACGCGCGCGTGACCGCGGATGTGGCCGAACAGCTGGGTACGGGCGCCGGCGAGGCCCTGGTGCTGCGCGGCCCGCTGGACCGCGAGAGCCTGCGCCTCGGGGTGGTCCAACTGCCGGACGCCGCGCACCGCCTGGCCTGGCTCGCCGAGCACCTCGACGAGCTGCCGGGCTCCGGGATCGTCTACACGCTGACGGTGGCCGCCGCCGAGGAGGCCACCGCCTATCTGCGGCAGCGCGGCTTCGAGGTGGCGTCCTACACCGGCCGCACGGAGCACGCCGACCGGCTGCAGGCCGAGGCCGACCTGCTGGAGAACCGGGTCAAGGCGCTGGTCGCGACGTCCGCGCTGGGCATGGGCTTCGACAAGCCGGACCTGGGCTTCGTCGTCCACCTCGGCTCGCCGTCCTCGCCGATCGCCTACTACCAGCAGGTGGGCCGTGCGGGCCGCGGGGTGGAGCACGCCGACGTACTGATGCTGCCGGGCAAGGAGGACGAGGCGATCTGGCGCTACTTCGCCGACACCGCGTTCCCGCCCGAGGCGCAGGTCCGCCAGACCCTCGCGGCACTCGCCGGCGCGGGACGACCGCTGTCCGTGCCGGCCCTGGAGGCGGCGGTGGACCTGCGGCGTACCCGGCTGGAGACGATGCTGAAGGTCCTCGACGTGGACGGGGCGGTCAAGCGGGTGAAGGGCGGCTGGGAGAGCACCGGGCAGCCCTGGGTGTACGACACGGAGCGGTACGCCTGGGTGGCGCGGCAGCGGGCGGCCGAGCAGCAGGCCATGCGCGAGTACGTGCACACGTCCCGGTGCCGGATGGAGTTCCTGCGCCGGCAGCTGGACGACGAGGGGGCCGCCCCCTGCGGCCGGTGCGACAACTGCGCCGGCTCGTGGATCGGGTCCGCCGTGTCGGCCGAGGCGCTGAAGGGGGCCACGAAGGAACTGGACCGGCCGGGCGTGGAGGTCGAGCCGCGCCGGATGTGGCCGACGGGGATGCCCGCTCTGGGCATCGAGCTCAAGGGCCGTATCCCGGCGGGGGAGCAGTGCTCCACCGGGCGCGCCCTGGGCCGGCTCTCGGACATCGGCTGGGGCAACCGGCTGCGCCCGCTGCTGGCGGAGAACGCACCCGACGGCCCGGTCCCCGACGACGTCCTGCAGGCCGCGGTGGCCGTCCTCGCCGACTGGGCGCGCTCTGCGGGCGGCTGGGCGCCGAACGTCCCGGACGCCTCGGCCCGGCCGGTCGGAATCGTCTCGGTACCGTCCCTGACCCGCCCGCAGCTGGTCGGTTCCCTCGCCCAGGGCATCGCGGCCGTCGGCCGCCTTCCCTACCTGGGCGGCCTGACGTACACCGGGCCGAACGGGGCGCACGCGGCTCGCCGCAGCAACTCCGCGCAGCGCCTCAGGGCGCTGTCGGGCGCCTTCACCGTGCCGGAGGACCTGGCCGCGGCTCTGGCCGGCTCTCCCGGCCCCGTCCTGCTCGTGGACGACTGCACCGAGTCCGGCTGGACCCTCGCGGTCGCGGCCCGCCTGCTCCGCCGGGCCGGCAGCGGGCCCGTCCTCCCGCTGGTCCTCGCCGCGGCGGGCTGA
- a CDS encoding ADP-ribosylglycohydrolase family protein — protein sequence MTADSSSAGRLERALASLRGLAVGDALGSQFFVPANYPLLKRRELPAGPWQWTDDTEMAGSVVAVLAAHHRIDQDALARSFAEHHDFDRGYGPAVNRLLRLVREGEDWRELAAGLFNGRGSWGNGAAMRIAPLGAWYADDPEQAIHQAEISAYPTHQHREAVVGSMAVAAAAALAGSPDGPPGPEALLDGVIALVPKSAVGQGLRRARDMLDYGDAGTVAAVLGCGRRTTAHDTVPFALWSAARSLGDYETAFWTTAGVGGDMDTTCAIVGGVLASGKAGAPPAEWTQRTEALPEWVPTRV from the coding sequence ATGACCGCTGACTCCTCTTCCGCCGGGCGCCTGGAGCGCGCCCTGGCGAGCCTGCGCGGACTGGCCGTGGGGGACGCCCTGGGCTCCCAGTTCTTCGTTCCGGCGAACTACCCCCTGCTGAAGCGACGCGAGCTGCCCGCGGGGCCCTGGCAGTGGACGGACGACACCGAGATGGCCGGCTCCGTCGTCGCCGTCCTCGCCGCCCACCACCGCATCGACCAGGACGCACTGGCCCGTTCCTTCGCCGAGCACCACGACTTCGACCGGGGATACGGCCCCGCCGTCAACCGCCTGCTGAGACTCGTCCGGGAGGGTGAGGACTGGCGCGAGCTGGCCGCCGGGCTGTTCAACGGCCGGGGGTCCTGGGGCAACGGAGCGGCGATGCGGATCGCGCCCCTGGGCGCCTGGTACGCGGACGACCCGGAGCAGGCGATCCACCAGGCGGAGATCTCGGCCTACCCCACCCATCAGCACCGTGAGGCCGTCGTCGGCAGCATGGCCGTGGCCGCCGCGGCGGCGCTGGCCGGCTCCCCGGACGGCCCGCCCGGCCCCGAGGCACTCCTCGACGGCGTCATCGCCCTGGTGCCCAAGAGTGCGGTCGGCCAGGGACTCCGGCGCGCCCGGGACATGCTCGACTACGGCGACGCGGGCACCGTCGCGGCGGTGCTGGGCTGCGGCCGGCGTACGACCGCCCACGACACCGTCCCCTTCGCTCTCTGGTCCGCCGCACGCAGCCTCGGTGACTACGAGACGGCGTTCTGGACGACGGCCGGCGTGGGCGGCGACATGGACACGACCTGCGCGATCGTGGGCGGCGTGCTCGCCTCCGGCAAGGCGGGAGCCCCGCCCGCCGAGTGGACACAACGCACCGAGGCGCTGCCGGAGTGGGTACCGACGAGGGTCTGA
- a CDS encoding DUF6463 family protein, protein MNAYARPESGKSNARGLRLLVPRLMLAVAVAHMMVGLVSAYGHWSGIVSDGLWNTVRNDDDARMTALWFMISGIAFFGLGLLARRSVIVTGTMPAETGWILLAAGIPVSVLEPVSGGWSLIVIGALAVVMSRRDRFTTGFDRSAAQRGAETVASGAAPGNTAPSE, encoded by the coding sequence ATGAATGCCTACGCACGCCCGGAATCCGGTAAGTCCAACGCCAGAGGTCTCCGTCTGCTGGTGCCCCGTCTGATGCTCGCTGTCGCTGTGGCGCACATGATGGTGGGCCTCGTCTCCGCGTACGGGCACTGGAGCGGGATCGTCTCGGACGGGCTGTGGAACACGGTCCGCAACGACGACGATGCCCGCATGACGGCCCTGTGGTTCATGATCAGCGGGATTGCCTTCTTCGGCCTCGGGCTCCTTGCCAGGAGGTCCGTGATCGTCACGGGCACGATGCCCGCGGAGACCGGATGGATCCTGCTGGCAGCCGGAATCCCGGTGTCGGTGCTGGAACCGGTCTCGGGCGGCTGGTCGCTGATCGTCATCGGTGCACTGGCCGTTGTGATGTCACGGCGTGACCGTTTCACGACAGGCTTCGACCGGTCGGCCGCTCAGCGAGGGGCAGAGACAGTCGCGTCGGGTGCGGCCCCGGGGAATACCGCACCCTCCGAATAG
- a CDS encoding nuclear transport factor 2 family protein encodes MSEKTVIQRYITALGDQDWAALEKLYAPDVALYAPTAWGVKGVEFLLKFCQEIHQAHPGIRAVLHDEFYSADGTRAAFRFALHWHNTGSYFGNAPTGERGSSLEQHTVRIEDGRIVEQVVGVSTMALHFLQKDAWGVTYVTDAVDPAPEIVSAPQAESRP; translated from the coding sequence ATGTCGGAAAAGACTGTCATCCAGCGGTACATCACGGCGCTCGGCGATCAGGACTGGGCCGCTCTGGAAAAGCTGTACGCCCCGGATGTCGCGCTGTACGCACCCACCGCCTGGGGCGTCAAGGGCGTGGAATTCCTGCTGAAGTTCTGCCAGGAGATCCACCAGGCCCACCCCGGTATCCGTGCCGTCCTGCACGACGAGTTCTACAGTGCCGACGGCACCCGGGCGGCGTTCCGGTTCGCGCTGCACTGGCACAACACCGGCTCGTACTTCGGCAACGCGCCCACCGGCGAGCGCGGTTCGAGCCTGGAGCAGCACACCGTACGCATCGAGGACGGGCGGATCGTCGAACAGGTCGTCGGCGTCAGCACCATGGCGCTGCACTTCCTGCAGAAGGACGCGTGGGGCGTGACGTATGTGACGGACGCCGTCGACCCGGCCCCCGAGATCGTCTCCGCCCCGCAGGCGGAGAGCCGCCCGTGA
- a CDS encoding MFS transporter produces the protein MGTDAPKARQRNPWLVLAVLCASFFMTLLDTTIVTIAIPDMAKGLHASLDDILWFANAYMLVFATLLLLSGRLGDRFGPQRAFAAGLAVFTAASAVCGLVDTPGQMIAARAVQGLGAAVMMPQTLALISAVFPAERRGAAFGVWSAVAGLATVAGPAVGGAVVSGLDWRWIFFINLPIGVVALLGALVVVPDVRTGQRSSLDLPGAVLSTAGLSLIVYGLIEGERYDWGTITSFLSIPLVLALGAVLLGVFALHQRSRQDSRPLVPFELFRSRGFTVSAMLGAMLLFGSIGVLLPLTLYLQSVLGLSAGKAGLALVPGPLVSLFVAPVAGNAVGKLGGRKILVPGLLIFGAGIALTAVMAKADSSVWAVIPGQIVFGVGMGLVFAPTSTLAMQEIPPRLTGVASGMFTTFRQIGAVVGAAAVGALLQNRLAAEGVPAAVRQQAGRLADAAYAGGLTNAVHYGLFLTVAVAVVASALALLMPPAPGPRPEAATEPRAEADAAQALD, from the coding sequence ATGGGCACGGACGCACCAAAAGCGCGGCAGCGAAACCCCTGGCTGGTACTGGCGGTACTCTGCGCGAGCTTCTTCATGACGCTGCTGGACACCACGATCGTCACCATCGCCATCCCCGACATGGCGAAGGGGCTGCACGCGTCGCTGGACGACATCCTCTGGTTCGCCAACGCCTACATGCTGGTCTTCGCGACGCTGCTGCTGCTCTCCGGACGGCTCGGCGACCGGTTCGGGCCGCAGCGGGCCTTCGCCGCAGGACTCGCGGTCTTCACCGCAGCCTCCGCGGTGTGCGGCCTCGTGGACACCCCGGGGCAGATGATCGCGGCCCGGGCGGTCCAGGGGCTCGGCGCCGCCGTGATGATGCCGCAGACCCTGGCCCTGATCAGCGCCGTCTTCCCGGCGGAGCGCCGCGGCGCGGCCTTCGGCGTGTGGTCGGCGGTCGCGGGCCTCGCCACGGTCGCCGGTCCCGCGGTCGGCGGTGCGGTGGTCTCCGGCCTGGACTGGCGCTGGATCTTCTTCATCAACCTCCCGATCGGCGTGGTGGCCCTGTTGGGTGCGCTGGTCGTGGTGCCCGACGTGCGCACCGGGCAGCGGTCCTCGCTGGACCTGCCGGGCGCCGTCCTGTCCACGGCGGGCCTCAGCCTGATCGTGTACGGGCTGATCGAGGGGGAGCGCTACGACTGGGGCACCATCACGTCCTTCCTCAGCATCCCGCTGGTCCTCGCGCTCGGCGCGGTGCTCCTCGGGGTCTTCGCCCTGCATCAGCGCTCCCGTCAGGACAGCCGTCCGCTGGTGCCGTTCGAACTGTTCCGCAGCCGCGGGTTCACCGTCTCGGCCATGCTCGGCGCGATGCTGCTGTTCGGTTCCATCGGCGTGCTGCTGCCGCTCACCCTCTATCTCCAGTCCGTACTCGGGCTCTCCGCGGGCAAGGCCGGTCTCGCCCTCGTACCGGGACCGCTGGTGTCCTTGTTCGTGGCGCCCGTGGCCGGCAACGCGGTCGGCAAGCTGGGCGGCCGGAAGATCCTCGTCCCCGGCCTGCTGATCTTCGGCGCCGGTATCGCCCTCACGGCGGTCATGGCCAAGGCGGACTCCAGCGTGTGGGCCGTCATCCCCGGCCAGATCGTCTTCGGCGTCGGCATGGGCCTGGTGTTCGCACCGACCAGCACCCTCGCGATGCAGGAGATCCCGCCGCGCCTGACCGGTGTCGCCTCCGGCATGTTCACCACGTTCCGGCAGATCGGCGCCGTCGTCGGGGCGGCTGCGGTCGGCGCCCTGCTGCAGAACCGGCTCGCCGCCGAGGGCGTCCCGGCGGCGGTACGGCAGCAGGCCGGGCGGCTCGCGGACGCGGCGTACGCCGGCGGACTCACCAACGCGGTGCACTATGGCCTGTTCCTGACGGTCGCGGTGGCGGTTGTCGCCTCCGCCCTCGCCCTGCTCATGCCGCCGGCCCCCGGACCGCGGCCGGAAGCCGCCACGGAGCCGCGCGCGGAGGCGGACGCCGCCCAGGCCCTGGACTAG
- a CDS encoding YdbC family protein, which yields MLVKWIRCTVVDRRGFERGQRKWAGLLGEPGFRGQGGGWSRQRSGVVHIFAFWESRAFYDSFMARSHDRLASAQSGTFKDAQVKLFEYRFDVKTGFEPRFTDADLIRVALCRIHEERVEHFTLMQEKVWNPAMAGSPGMIRGMFGEAPEQEFLILSMWRSAAEHGKYRTERVERLALRAQTEADVAALSGDIVDLESSWTV from the coding sequence GTGCTGGTCAAGTGGATTCGCTGCACCGTGGTGGACCGCCGCGGCTTCGAGCGGGGGCAGCGAAAATGGGCGGGGCTTCTGGGGGAGCCGGGTTTTCGGGGGCAGGGTGGCGGCTGGAGCCGGCAGCGGTCGGGCGTGGTGCACATCTTCGCCTTCTGGGAGAGCCGCGCCTTCTACGACTCCTTCATGGCCCGCTCGCACGACCGCCTGGCCTCCGCCCAGTCCGGCACGTTCAAGGACGCGCAGGTCAAGCTGTTCGAGTACCGCTTCGATGTGAAGACGGGCTTCGAACCGCGGTTCACCGACGCCGATCTGATCCGCGTGGCCCTGTGCCGGATCCACGAGGAGCGCGTCGAGCACTTCACACTCATGCAGGAGAAGGTGTGGAACCCCGCGATGGCGGGTTCGCCCGGCATGATCCGCGGCATGTTCGGTGAGGCGCCCGAGCAGGAGTTCCTGATCCTGTCGATGTGGCGGTCGGCGGCCGAGCACGGCAAGTACCGCACCGAGCGCGTGGAACGCCTCGCGCTGCGCGCCCAGACCGAGGCCGACGTGGCGGCGCTCTCCGGTGACATCGTGGACCTGGAGTCGTCCTGGACGGTCTGA
- a CDS encoding TerD family protein, translating to MTGFSKGIRKAEVGLKWDPSPVGQPPTDLDIIAATFVSGDAYGAPAYLVHFDSRSPDGTIFLNRDSTDGRGFGWDEVMTLELDRLDGRYARVVVGVVIQQRPGHKTFGHVLNPAMRVREGYTVLAEDDFGSVPGATAATIAEFVRDGSGEWIFRPGVHGFEEDPAAFTRVMGRAQ from the coding sequence TTGACCGGGTTCAGCAAGGGAATCCGCAAGGCCGAGGTCGGACTCAAGTGGGACCCCAGTCCGGTGGGTCAGCCGCCCACCGATCTCGACATCATCGCCGCGACGTTCGTCTCGGGCGACGCATACGGCGCGCCGGCCTATCTGGTGCACTTCGACAGCCGCTCACCGGACGGCACGATCTTCCTCAACCGGGACAGCACGGACGGCAGGGGCTTCGGCTGGGACGAGGTCATGACGCTGGAGCTGGACCGGCTCGACGGCCGGTACGCACGCGTGGTGGTCGGTGTCGTCATCCAACAGCGGCCCGGACACAAGACGTTCGGCCACGTGCTGAATCCGGCCATGCGCGTCCGGGAGGGCTACACCGTGCTCGCCGAGGACGACTTCGGCTCGGTGCCCGGCGCGACGGCGGCCACGATCGCCGAGTTCGTGCGTGACGGCTCCGGGGAGTGGATCTTCCGCCCCGGCGTGCACGGCTTCGAGGAGGACCCGGCGGCCTTCACCCGGGTCATGGGCAGGGCCCAGTAG
- a CDS encoding AMP-binding protein — MAEPPAAGPQVTEPLVARPWSIEGVSGLRVPRDVAERFRAQGWWRDTSVLHDLLRVAAARPDDPAIVVHSGHGRTTTVRYAELAFQVRRFAAALTSLGVRRGDRVAFQLPNWWEVAALTLACCWTGAIAVPLLPTLRALELERMLAAARAQVCVVVDTWEGYDCAAALEEISARLPWLRHGVVHGERVPPWAVDFREYFLRTPHEERVAPPRLPTGAALDRVCMLLFTSGTTGERKAVLHTENTLYAGTGAGASPVERGWAAREVFSTPHPVTGPAGLLYCVWGPILAGGTGAYQDVWAPERYLELLSAASVTQTFLAPSFVQQLLQEQRRRPRSLPSLRFVMTGAAPVHADLARAIHDELRVPVRSCWGMTEAGMGFRTREDDPCDWAAKSDGSPMPGLQVRLPSVPGDDGIHRLQVRGASLAVGFWQPGSGEPFHETWQHDDGWLDTGDLVRQDGRGGIRFAGRASRRVGATFMVPVAEVEQEILRHPGVREVVLVGYEEEPGHESSCAVVVADGDRCPTLAELVGILVERGMTRWYLPTRLLEVAELPRNENGKIRYERLKAMIVDSAGQLAGDRDERRSWVNADPA, encoded by the coding sequence ATGGCGGAGCCGCCGGCGGCAGGGCCGCAGGTGACGGAGCCGCTCGTCGCGCGGCCCTGGTCCATCGAGGGCGTCTCCGGGCTGCGGGTGCCCAGGGACGTCGCCGAGCGGTTCCGCGCGCAGGGCTGGTGGCGGGACACCTCCGTCCTGCACGATTTGCTCCGGGTCGCCGCGGCGCGGCCCGACGACCCGGCGATCGTCGTGCACAGCGGGCACGGCCGTACCACCACCGTGCGCTACGCCGAGCTGGCGTTCCAGGTGCGGAGGTTCGCCGCCGCGCTGACCTCCCTCGGGGTGCGCCGGGGCGACCGTGTCGCCTTCCAGCTGCCCAACTGGTGGGAGGTGGCGGCGCTCACCCTCGCCTGCTGCTGGACCGGCGCGATCGCCGTACCCCTGCTGCCCACGCTGCGCGCCCTGGAGCTGGAGCGCATGCTGGCGGCGGCCCGCGCCCAGGTGTGCGTCGTCGTCGACACCTGGGAGGGCTACGACTGTGCGGCCGCGCTGGAGGAGATCTCGGCCCGGCTGCCCTGGCTGCGCCACGGCGTGGTGCACGGGGAGCGGGTGCCGCCCTGGGCGGTCGACTTCCGCGAGTACTTCCTGCGCACCCCGCACGAGGAACGCGTCGCCCCGCCGCGCCTGCCGACCGGCGCGGCCCTCGACCGGGTCTGCATGCTGCTGTTCACCTCCGGCACCACCGGGGAACGCAAGGCGGTGCTGCACACCGAGAACACCCTGTACGCGGGCACCGGGGCGGGGGCGAGCCCGGTCGAGCGGGGCTGGGCCGCCCGCGAGGTGTTCAGCACCCCGCACCCCGTCACCGGCCCCGCGGGCCTGCTGTACTGCGTGTGGGGCCCGATCCTGGCCGGGGGCACCGGCGCCTACCAGGACGTGTGGGCGCCGGAGCGGTATCTCGAACTGCTGTCGGCGGCCTCGGTCACGCAGACGTTCCTGGCGCCCTCCTTCGTCCAGCAGCTTCTGCAGGAGCAGCGCCGGCGACCCCGCTCGCTGCCCTCGCTGCGGTTCGTGATGACCGGGGCCGCGCCCGTGCACGCGGATCTCGCCCGCGCGATCCATGACGAACTGCGGGTCCCCGTGCGCTCGTGCTGGGGCATGACCGAGGCCGGCATGGGCTTCCGGACCCGTGAGGACGACCCCTGCGACTGGGCCGCGAAGAGCGACGGCTCGCCGATGCCCGGCCTTCAGGTGCGGCTGCCCTCGGTCCCCGGCGACGACGGCATCCACCGGCTGCAGGTCCGGGGCGCCTCGCTGGCCGTCGGGTTCTGGCAGCCGGGCTCCGGGGAGCCGTTCCACGAGACCTGGCAGCACGACGACGGCTGGCTGGACACCGGAGACCTGGTCCGCCAGGACGGCCGGGGCGGCATCCGCTTCGCCGGGCGGGCGAGCCGGCGGGTGGGCGCCACGTTCATGGTTCCGGTGGCCGAGGTCGAGCAGGAGATCCTCCGCCATCCCGGGGTGCGGGAGGTGGTGCTGGTCGGGTACGAGGAGGAGCCGGGGCACGAGAGTTCGTGCGCCGTGGTGGTGGCCGACGGGGACCGCTGTCCGACGCTGGCGGAGCTGGTCGGCATCCTCGTCGAGCGCGGCATGACGCGCTGGTATCTGCCGACGCGGCTGCTGGAGGTCGCCGAGCTGCCGCGCAACGAGAACGGCAAGATTCGGTACGAGCGGTTGAAGGCCATGATTGTAGACTCAGCAGGGCAGTTGGCGGGCGATCGCGACGAACGCCGGTCCTGGGTGAACGCCGATCCTGCGTGA
- a CDS encoding ribonuclease HII has product MPYEPPTHTVERSLRATTGAKVIAGVDEVGRGAWAGPVTVCAAVTGLRRPPVGLTDSKLLTIKRRTELSEVLRAWVTAYALGHASPEEIDDLGMTAALRLAAVRALDALPVRPDAVILDGKHDYLGAPWRVRTVIKGDRSCVAVAAASVIAKVQRDKMMAELGVDHADFGFADNAGYPSPVHKAALAEWGPTPHHRLSWAYLDALPQWRHLKKVRSWADGSVPEIEGQLGFDF; this is encoded by the coding sequence ATGCCGTACGAACCGCCTACTCACACTGTCGAGCGCTCCCTGCGCGCCACGACCGGAGCGAAGGTCATCGCCGGTGTCGACGAGGTGGGGCGCGGCGCCTGGGCCGGACCCGTCACCGTCTGCGCCGCCGTCACCGGACTCCGCCGTCCCCCCGTGGGGCTGACCGACTCCAAGTTGCTGACGATCAAGCGGCGTACGGAACTGTCCGAGGTCCTGCGGGCATGGGTGACGGCCTACGCGCTGGGGCATGCTTCCCCCGAGGAGATCGACGACCTGGGGATGACGGCGGCACTGCGGCTCGCCGCAGTCCGTGCGCTGGACGCCCTGCCGGTCCGCCCCGACGCCGTGATCCTCGACGGGAAGCACGACTACCTCGGCGCCCCCTGGAGGGTCCGCACGGTGATCAAGGGCGATCGCTCGTGTGTGGCCGTGGCCGCCGCGTCGGTGATAGCCAAGGTTCAGCGCGACAAAATGATGGCCGAACTGGGTGTCGACCATGCAGACTTCGGGTTTGCGGACAACGCCGGGTATCCGTCGCCCGTGCACAAGGCCGCACTGGCGGAGTGGGGGCCCACCCCGCACCACCGCTTGTCGTGGGCGTATCTTGATGCGTTGCCTCAGTGGCGGCACCTCAAGAAGGTCCGCAGCTGGGCGGACGGAAGCGTTCCGGAGATCGAGGGCCAGCTCGGCTTCGATTTCTGA
- a CDS encoding TetR/AcrR family transcriptional regulator, whose product MSAERSAWLDEGLTLLAEQGAPAVTLERLCARMGMSKGAFYHHFGSMPKYRTRLLDHFEAKCTTAIIDRVEAPGTLPARERLDRLIAEVTKDASPSLEVALRAWAKQDPEAARVQERVDATRIGYLRQLCEQAGHGRPDQMAKMLYLMLIGAEHLMPPLPKSELRGMYELLMPLLDRPAS is encoded by the coding sequence GTGAGCGCGGAGAGATCGGCGTGGCTGGACGAGGGCCTGACGCTGCTGGCGGAGCAAGGTGCCCCGGCGGTGACGCTGGAGCGACTGTGCGCGCGCATGGGCATGTCGAAGGGCGCCTTCTACCACCACTTCGGATCGATGCCGAAGTACCGGACCCGATTGCTCGACCACTTCGAGGCCAAGTGCACCACGGCGATCATCGACAGGGTGGAGGCACCCGGCACGCTGCCGGCCCGGGAGCGGCTGGACCGGCTCATCGCGGAAGTGACCAAGGACGCCAGTCCCTCGCTGGAGGTCGCCCTGCGGGCCTGGGCGAAACAGGATCCGGAGGCGGCGCGGGTGCAGGAACGTGTCGACGCGACCCGCATCGGATATCTGCGGCAGCTGTGCGAACAGGCCGGTCATGGCAGACCGGACCAGATGGCCAAGATGCTCTATCTGATGTTGATCGGGGCGGAGCACCTCATGCCCCCGCTCCCGAAATCAGAACTGCGCGGCATGTACGAGCTGCTGATGCCGCTCCTGGACCGGCCGGCCTCCTGA